The DNA region TTTTTTCATCacaatttgcagcattcatcatcccaattagggtcaattcaatggcttattactacccattacatgttaacccataatacccattaaacgacgataaaccccccttacctgagttaatccggaaattccttctttgaccttcaacaatcgtgaattctcctcttgagccctagcctcttcttctccctttctcagtttcttctcttttctcccaatccttacgtgttctctgttttcacgtataaaaccctttttaccaaatgggactcttttctgattcccaactttattattccaataataataatccaataatattccaattatttaattaaattaataaatatactattaaacttaaattaaataattatcatattttatcggggtgttacagattCCCTAACCCCTTACAATTCCAATTAATAATTTTGATTAAGGTAGGTGGTGTTGGTCATCCAACACCACCTCTGGTAGCTTATGAGTGTTGATTTCACTGACTCCACATACTTGCCTTTGTTTCTTACCACTTCCTCTAACATCCTTCAGAGTTCCCATTGTTACCATGACATCAACAAGTTGTTGTTTGCCTAGTTCTCCTTCAACTTTCCTTGCCTATGAGTTCTCCTACACTGAACCTTCCTTTTGTATTCTCCATTTCAGGGGGTCTATGCTTCCTTTGGCTTTAGTTCTAGCTGATGGTGTTTTCCCCTTTTGAGATCACCACCGCCCCTAGAGACTCTGCAACACTTTTAACTTCTCTTAATCCTTGGTTATCTTCCAAGTCTCTTGTGTTTAACAGTTTCATGTCACCTCCCTTGCTACCTTAATTTTTTTGGGGTTCTTTTGCGATGCTACCAATCATTCCTGAGGCACTACCTTTACTCTGATTGGTGAATCAAACAGATTTCTATTGCAGCTTCCATAATTATGTTCCTTCCTGGGCTCCTCAGAGTTCCTCAGTAATAGTGAAGCTTTGAGCCATGAACCAAAGGAAACGTCACTTTCTTCAACTTCCTTGTATCCTTCCGCTCTATTCTCACCTAGTTCCTTACAGTCGTTTAGTTAGTTTCCAATCCTCTCACAGGCAAAACAAAACATTGGCAATCTCTCATACTTAAAGAAGACCTTTAGACGCCGACCTTGGTATTTTATGATTGTTCCTCTCTTAAGCAGCTTCCTGAGAATAATCTTGACTTTGATTCGGAGGAAACTTCCCATCACATTAGTCTCCTTGGGATCTATATCTTCATAATGTCCGATAATGCCACCGAGTTGTCTATCCATTGTCTCTGATCTAAGTTTCAAAGGTAGATCATAAACCCTAACCCAGAATACTCCATAATGCATCTCCAACCTAGATGATGGTTCTTCACTAAATACTTTCTTAAGATTTAGAATGTTTCTGTCTAAATTCCAAGGGCCATTCCTTAGGATTGTCTTTGTATCCGGCTTTAAGGAGAAACGAAACAAGAATAGGTTCTTCCCCAGGTCTTGCGCTTTAAATATGTTCTTGAGACGCCAAGCTTGAATCATTTTTGTTTTGAAAACTCTGTTATTGAACGGATTATCTGTGCATAGCTTTCCAACAAGGGTTCTATGGAAAATTTTGTCTTCTAACTCCGCCTTACCATCCACCATTATTCCTTCTTCTCCCTCTTCTAACAGCAGTACTAATGACTTTTCGACAAGTGTACCAATAATATTGCAGTAATAAAAAAGACCGAATCCACGTGGACGGTTGTTTAACAACAAAAAACTATACAATGCATAAACAATACTAAATTAGGGGGGTTTTCGAGTTTTAATTGCGAAAAgaaaataaggtgttttgacAATACTATGAAAGCGGCCAGGTTGTGTATAAAATCccctatttctctattgttgatgtttgatgcaTTACGCGAATGATATCGTCCCTACAATCCCACGATTAATTAGCAAAACCACTATACCCAATTTCTGGATGTATATCTCACTAATCTATACTCAAagttttctatccctagtccaccagcGTAAGCAAGATTAGGCAATGCAATAGAGCGTTAATTCCTAAACCACTACTTGGAGTTTTATATCCCTAGTCCACCAGCGTAAGCACAACAAtttccctaggtccaacacatagactaatggtcagtattccatatgtgtccaaaatcagattaaaatagtatctcacataaaaagcattaagaacaaggtgcaattgaatagaattatatATTAAATTATTCATGTAATATCAAACCAAACATATGTCCCAACAATATCAAAATAGGTTCATCAAACAAAAACTAACCTAAATAGAATTAACTACTCATAGTGAAAATTACAATACCATAAACAAATAAGAAGGTTGCATAAGAAATCCCTTGAAGAATTTGCCTCCAATGACTTCAAAATACTCTTCAAATACGCCTTTTGGTGCTGCAAACCATTCCTTCATGTGTAAAGTTCAGAACCCTTAAAAAAGTACAAAACTTCCCATTTTAAAGCATTCAGAACGCGTTAGAAAAGCCCAAAAAAGACCAATTGCGTGCGTGATACTTTTCCATTGCGCACATGATTTTGCACACGCTGCATCACGTGTGCGATACTTTCCATAGTGTGCATGATTATTCCATAAGTTAGATATTTCTTTTagtttcattttgcaaaaaacCTCATCTTAAAACGAGTTACGGAACTCCATATATGATCAATTTATTGGCCAAACGTCAAGATATAGATTGTACTGAAAAGTACCCGTTTCTTCATAATTTCTTCCGAATTTCTCGACTTTACTCTCTTTCTTCAACTTCTTCACTTTATTCATATTTCTTCATATTTAACTCATCTTTAACTTAAAATTCTATCGAATTCATCGTAAATACTCATAAAAATCATGTAATGACAAACTGTCATCAGATACATTCTTCCATCGTTCCAAGAATCACAACACAAATCCAAGAACCTAACACCACAGATCAACAGTTTGATGTCGTCGTTGCAACTCCAAGAAGATAAAATCTAAGGACATAAACCCTAGAAAGAACCCCAATAAAAGGGAGAGAAATGGATAAAGACCCTAGAGAACCACACCGAAGTGGTGGATGAAATACATTAAATTAGAGAGAGAAACTCAACCTTCTCTCTATAACACGCGTGAGTGATTGATTATTTGTCGATCCTTTAAATTAACATAAAAGTATTAATTTGGATTATCATCCACTAATTCTAAATTTCTTCGATTAGGACCACAAGAGATAATAAATTTCTCAACCTCCTTAACAAGCTTGACAAGTGTTATCCATGTGACATGTTATTAGGTTCAAGCACTTCATTGATTTGTAAGATAGTAgcatattttgtttattttgttttatgAGATGATTGAAAATGAAACTTCTATTCTAAGCCAAATGCTTTCATGTGACTTAAAAGCAAAACGACCAAAATAGCTGGATCTCTCAGGTTAGTATTATACATGTCCCTCGTCCTCTCATGTGTAGCACATGTCCTACAACATTTGCTAGAATTGGCAATACATATCAAACAAAAATTgtaatttatatttatttaacTATGTGCACAACAATTGTTGAAACTTGACATAGGTATTAATAACATTTTATATGACAACATAATAATGACAGAACATAAAATAAGAGTTCCTTCATTCTTCTTCAACTTGTCTTAACTGAATCTGCTGAAGATGGAATTTTGTATACACAATTATTCATCATTAGCATGAGAATTCAAAATCTCTGCATTTTTCACCTTAGATACACTTTCCAACACTTCAAATGGAAGAATATCACCCATAACAACCACCATTTTAGTTTCTAGATCCACCTTGTAAGAACTCACTCCTGTCGTCACAAATTCACGCATTCAGAACATCAGTGACCAATACATGGTGCAATAATCAAAAAGATCGAACTTGAAATAAAAAACATCGGATTTTATGTGTATTTGTTACCTTCTAATTTTGAGATATGTTTCTCAACCTTTCTTGCACATCCATGACAATGCATTGACACCCTCAATATAACTATCTGCATATTTTTTTGATATAAGATATCATATTAACTCAAAAAAACTATATAACATATTGACTCATATAAAAACTCTATAATATAATAATTACAAACATCAAAGAAGGACTTACCTGTGGTTTCAATTGAAAAGCCAAAGTTTGTTTTCCAGCTACAACATCTTTCAATCTTAGTTTAAGATCACTTTCACTACTAATCAAAGACTTTGTCTCAAGTTCATCTTCTAATTCAGAAATGTTCATACAGAAACAAGTGTTAGAACAAGAAGAAAGACAAAAATTTCCCAACATCCTCCTTAGCTTCCCCATTCCAATGTCTTGAAAATTTGACAAGGTTTTTGAAAGAACCAATTATGTTATAATAACAAGGTGGAGAGAGACATGAAGAGAGTGTGGAAGCAAAGATTATTGGGGAAGGAAAAAGAAACACATAACTCAATAAAGTATATAAAGAATATTAAATAGTAACAATGGAATATGTGGTTAATAGTTTGTCATGTGATGAACCACTAAACACAAGACCAAATTCAAGCAAGGCTCAACTAGATTGAATGGTTTAGATCTAGTTAAAAGAGGATAAACTTGACTCATGATTATGGAATTAAGAAATTTGTATCTAGATCTATAAATAATCCAAATAATGAACTATAATTAAGCATGGAAAAGAGGTCTCATATAAAAGTTTATTGTGCCACATATTCTTAGAAGTTTAGACTATAGTTGGTTCTATCAAAGTTAAAACATGAAAATGGCATTGCTAAAAACATgtttaaaatatttaattttaaacatttttaGGTCAGGTGGTTTTTCTAAACAATTCTTTATATAACACTAGTGCATAGTGCATAGTGGACAACATCGATTATGTGAAATTATTTACATGTATTTAGACTTAAGTATTCCTATAATTTTGTAAGTAACAAAAAGGGTAAGAGAAAAATGACAAATTAGTAGAATAAGTAATTGAGTGAGGCACATTAATTAAAGTCATGAATGGAACTGTGTGTGGTAATATTTGTCTTCACCATATGATAATGGAAAATGGGACAGGTGGTTATGCATTATTGGATGCAATGAGATAATAATGGTTTTCAAAATTATTGAATCATTGAATAATTGTGCTAAATGAAGGTTCTTTTATATCTACACAGGTTGGTCCATGTGACCACCTTTCAATGGTAGTAGAATAAGAATTTTGAAAAACAAATGCTAAGAGCTAAGTCATGTCAGGTTGAATGACACTCACATGAGATAAATAAATTTATAAAGTATAGGAAAATAGTTATTTGTAGGCGAAATATATTTTCCAGTCTTTTAATTTTAACTCAAATCCATTTTAATCTCTTAACTTTTAGTGTTAATACAATCTCTTATGTTTTTAAATGACGTCATTTAGATTATTTCCGT from Lathyrus oleraceus cultivar Zhongwan6 chromosome 1, CAAS_Psat_ZW6_1.0, whole genome shotgun sequence includes:
- the LOC127116099 gene encoding protein SODIUM POTASSIUM ROOT DEFECTIVE 2 encodes the protein MGKLRRMLGNFCLSSCSNTCFCMNISELEDELETKSLISSESDLKLRLKDVVAGKQTLAFQLKPQIVILRVSMHCHGCARKVEKHISKLEGVSSYKVDLETKMVVVMGDILPFEVLESVSKVKNAEILNSHANDE